In Periophthalmus magnuspinnatus isolate fPerMag1 chromosome 9, fPerMag1.2.pri, whole genome shotgun sequence, the sequence TTCTGCATCACTTTGAAGAAACAAGAAACTTTGTACAAACAGAGACAATACTTTTTTGTCTGACCCCAGTTACTAGTGttgatttttatataaaattgcACCACTCCTCCCTTTAAAAGCCCTCTGTATTATCTGTGCTCTCAATAAAAGCAAATATTGACACTTTTTGATATAGTATTTGTTTCCTTTGTGACATGCACCATGTGTCTAGGCAGGTACTGACCCGTTTGTAAATGGCAAATATGGTGCCAATTGAAGCCAAACAATCAATGTTGCTGGATCCATCAAGCGGGTCAAAGCAGACCACGTACTTCCCCTGTTAAAACATACAGACAGTGTTCATGAGGATACAAATATTCGctggatttttacatttatggttGTTGTTTGTACATGTCATGCTGCTGTTAAGTTAAAGTCCCATTTTGTACGAAactatagtaaaataaaagcatgtttgttaCCCTGGATCATTTTTATTGTATCTATCGGCTTGTCTCACTGGGAATTgagttgttcttttggctaaaaTATTCCCCTATCTATGTCTAAAATGTTCCTAAGTATGATTAAACACTATATCAACTAATCAGACACAGTACAGTTACTCCACTTGAGTCTATTGTCCAGTGGCCTGATCAGTAAATAGTCCTTACCCTCTTGTCTTTTGGGGTGACAATGAGGTCCTTGTTCTCCTCTGACACCATGCAGCAAGTGCTGTATGAGGCTCGCAGCATGTTGATCACCAGGTCGTTTGAAAGCACGTCCAGTTTTTTCACATCATCtccagtcacattcacagagccAGCGATGCCCtgtctgagcaaacacaagaCGTCAAAGAATACTGGAATTTTTTGCCTTGTTCTCTTCTACACAAATTTTATTTTTCCCTGAGTTTGCATAATGTGTGATTCATATCCACAGTACCTTGGCATCGTAATCGACTCACATATTAATTTTAAGTCACATGTTAAACAAACCATCAAAAGGGTCAAATTCAATTTATCAAATTTCAGATTCATCCGAAATTCTATGTCCACACAAGCAGCCAATATTTACATGCACGCCATGATTCTCTCACACCTGACTTACTGCCTGACGAGCTTGTCCCAGGCCAACCATACCACACTCAGACCACTACAATCACTGTATAAACAGACACTCAAAGTTCTAGACAAAAAACCACGCCACATCCATCACTGCAGCATTTtatctaaatataatattttaagttgGGAGAATCTGATAAGATTCACAGATGCCTgctttgtttataaaatctTACATGGACTCGCCCCTCCACCGCTCAATGACTTTGTTAGACTAAGATCAAGCTCAACCCGCATCACTAGAGGAGCCTCAAGAGGAGACTGTCTGATTCCATTCAGAAAGACAGCATTTGGTCAATCAGCCTATTCTGTTAGAGCTTCTAAAGGGTGGAACAGCATCCCTACAACTATCAGGGAGAGCTCCACATACAACTCTTTTAAGTCTCAATTTAAACGTTGGCTTTTAACAAATCAGACCTGTCAACAccaaactcctgctgctgccatctagtgtttgTCCCTTTGCATGTGCGCCTCTGTAATTCTGCTTCAACAAATCTTTTTATTGgccctttgtttattttcttgtgcttttttaacataacCTTCACTTCGCTTGTCTTTGCTATGATTCACTGCTCAagacttaatgcttttctacctttttaccacacctgtaaatgcacatttatttttattttattctctgtgtcctctgtaaattatttaaatttgcaaggagccatctgtacatcatggcaacggacaacagatgaaaactagcctcttggctaattctggcatgttaaacagttactgttggtcaacatgcactgtccgctataaataaataaataaataaaattaaaacagaatGCAAATAGTGTACTGTAACATGCACCTCAGCAAAGTTTTATTTCTAAAGTGTTAAGGCAGGATTTGAAACATCTTAGTGAAACATTAGAATGCACAGTGAttgtttaactaaataaactggcaaaagtacatatttttacaatatattttaagaCTCTTATGTAACCACTAGGTATCATGCCTCTAAAGTCACACTAAAGTCTcgcccctgacccctgaccttctgaatgtgtgtgtgtgtgtgtgtgtgtgtgtgtgtgtgtgtgtgtgtgtgtgtgtgtgtgtgtgtgtgtgtgtgggggtgtgtgtgtgtgtgtgtgtgtgtgtgtgtgtgtgtgtgtgtgtgggtgtgtgtgtgtgtgtgtgtgcactcaCAGGTGAGCCAGGCCAGCCTTGCGTACAGCTGAAGAAATGGCCTTGATAGCCGTGAGCATAGCATTGATGAGCTGAGTGAGCTCTCCTGTGGCCCCTTTGGCCTGTCGCCCTGTTTCGATCACAAACCGTGTGAGGGTCCACACATCTGTGTCAAAGGCAGACTGGTCCGACATCCTGGTGGGCTCTGATCTGTGCTGCAGCGCTCTGCAAAGAACAGACGAGGAGTGAGCACTGTCATCAGAcccagtccctgtcagtcccccACACACCCGTGTCTATTTGAGTGCAGCCatgtggaagtgtgtgtgtgtatgtgtgtgtacagacacacacagcccAGGCGGATCAAGTGACATACACATAGTGTTCTGCACCCTACACGCACCATTATTTAGGACATTTGAAGAAAACGTTCAACAAGAAACATGTGTCACAAACCATCAGATCACGTGTAAcagatttaaaattattttttgctCACCACAGTCACCAGTAGTTTGCATTCCTGTCTCTTTGTCCTCAGTGTCCAATAGGAGACACAAAGGCatgttattttcttatttatgctGGCAAAGTTTTGCAAACCAAGTGTCAACAAGGCACAATGAAACAATTCATTTAGTTTTCTAAATACTGTTTGAGCCCAGAGGCTCAAATGACTTGCAAAGAGTAGACACTTCAAATCAAAGTTAAATGTCATCAGACCTCCCTAACCGCTCCGTGGCCTTTAACTCAAATACCAGTCTGTGTCCAGATCTGTCTCTATCTCAgcctgtctatctatctacaTGCAGCTTTTCATCTGGATCtgaaattttttaaaaatcatacttaAAACTAAATGTAGTATACACAGAGTAAACAACAACACAGTTTTAACGCAttaataaaagtttaatattGACAAAACCTTTTGATTTACTGTTTCAACATTTGTAGTTCACATTATAAGACATCTTATGCTTCCAGACAGTTTTGGTccttcaaagtttttttttttggtcattctTAAGGCACAGGATGAGGTAAACTGACTTCTTCTCATTTTAAAGCTTATTTGTCTTTGGCACTTTTTGGTCTTGAGCAGTTGATGTTTaacattcatacatgttttacAAACATGGATATTGCACATAATTGCTTTGTTCATTCCATTATCACATGTTATGTAATTACTTTTGCAtttcatttaaaagaaaaactgacatAATAATACagctaaaaatgtattaaatctcAGTATTCGGTCATCTGTCCCAGTCCCTGAGACGTCACAGTTGTGGACATAAAGGTTTTGATTGGACTGCAGGGCTCATCACTTCTTGGCATGTTTCTTGCAGGTGGCGATGTACTCGAGCACATCTTCTGTTGAGCCCATGGCCACTGGGGTGCGCTGGTGGATGCCCTCAGGCTGGATGTCCAGGATGTTCTCATAGCCGGTGCTGGCCATGCCCCCGGCCTGCACCATGATGTAGGCCATGGGGTTTCCCTCGTACAGCAGCCGCAGCTTCAGGAAggaaagtttagtttgtttgaagtcatatttttttaacaattatgcTCAAAATATGGTGAGTCTTTATACCTTTCCGTTGGGGCTTTTAGTATTTCCAGGATATAAAAATATTCCTCCGTACATGAGAGTCCGATGAACATCTGCCACCATAGACCCAATGTAACGCGCCCCATAAGGCTGGCTGCCGTCCTACACGTATTCAAAGTACACATCAGGACACAAAGGGAGCACAGTACCAACATTATCATCTGTTTCTTACTTTAGGAAATTTCTTCTTTTCCAGGTACTCTGTGACAGCAGGATCAAAATGCATGGCATAGCCCTCGTTTAAGCTGTAGATCTTGCCCTTTTTCTTGATCCTCACGTCTCGATCAACCAGGATAAATTCTCCAAGTGCCTGATTTATAGCAGTGGAACAAGAAAGAGATTACATGCACTATTGTCGGAGGTAATTATAAGACTTAATAGTTCATAAATGACACTTACTGGGTCCAGCATGAAGCAGTTGACACCGTTGCCAGTTGAGAGCACGATCATTGTAGCGCTGCCGTAAAGAGCATAACCTGCAGCTACAAGGTCCCTGCCCGGCTGTAGGGCGTCCTTCTCACTTGGTTCATCATCTGTAACCTAAGtgtatgtaaaaacaaaataatgaaatcaataaatcaaaccAACTTTACTAGAAACattgtttatgttgaaataattTGGTGACTAAAAAATACCTTTTTGTAAATGGCAAAAATTGTGCCAATGGAAACAAGGCAGTCGATGTTTGAGGAACCGTCCAAAGGATCAAAACACACGATGTATTTTCCCTGAGAACAAATCACATAAATCAGTATTCTGACACTGGCAGTATTAGACCTGCTGCGTGGTACGACTTACCCTCCTCTCTGGTTCCACAATGATCGCCCTCTCATTCTCCTCAGACACCAGCACACAGGACGTGAAGGACGACTTGATCATGTTAATAACCAAGTCATTGGACAAAATGTCCAGTTTCTTGACCTGGTCACCCGTCACATTTGTGTTACCAGCAATGCCATATCTAATGAGAGGAAGAAACAGAAGAGCTGGTTAGTGCAGGATGTAGACCCAAGAAAGACTGTTGCATGTCTCTGTATGTCACAACTGATGAAGAAAGTTTTGCAGCCACATTAGCCACAGCCACTAGTAACACTGCAAACCAGGCacttataacatgttttataacgATTAAATATCACAATACTTCATCTTTTACCCATCACCCCTGAAGTGTATTTGATGCAATCTGAGATTACACTATTAGGACACGTGGGTGTGACATGGTTATGCtcttcctgattggctcgttcAGAACCTGAATTCCCACTTTGTGCCAACGTGGATGAACCGAAACGAACATTTAGTCGCACAAAATGTACAACTACTCAACAAAGAAAGTCTAAGGCAAAGTAAAAGGCTTCTACTCAATACAGACACGGGGAAATGTTTACTCACAGATGGGCGATTCCAGCTTTACGCACGGCACTGGAGATGGCTTTGACTGCTGTGCAAATAGAGTTTAGAAGAGTGGTCATTTCTCCCGTGCCTTTTGCCTTTCTGCCCTCCTCCATCACAAACCGGGTCACAGTGACCACGTTGGTGTCGAAGGTCCCCTGGTCGGACATGGTGGCGGATGGTGCAGCCTGGCGATGCGAACCGAGAAAAGGCTGCAGAACTTTAAATGCAGAACAACACGGAACAAGAGAAGGGAGTTTGAGACTGGAGCCAATCCAGAAGTGCGTAAGAGGCGTGGCCCCGCTCTGTACACTGTGCACGGATAATAGCCTTAGAAAAGGGATGTGACCAGAAGAATGGACTCAGGACATACCTAAACTGCAATAGTTTTACCCAATAGagtctgtttacattttataaagatTTCAAAACTCTAGATTGTCGAGTTGAGTTGAGTAAAAAGTTTTGTGGTCTTAAAGCTGGGTTCATCCGGAGCACCACGAGATTGTGACATTAAGTGTGAAAATCATGTGACCCACGAGTCTCTTCTACAGATAGAGTTACACTTTTGGACTGAGTGATGGATTTGAACAGGCTCAAATAAACTGTAGGTCTTAGACACGTCTTTAAACGCACCTCTATGTCTGTGTTTTATTGGTGGAAAAtctcaaataaacataaataaatgcactttaGCTCATCATTTAGGTCATAAACATCTTCCAATAACAGTCATATCTTTGTGGTGAGGTGATTGCAGCTTGATGTGAGTTGAGTGTTTAAACTTCaaccagcagatggcgctatCGCACAGCCACAGCGCGTAAAAATCTTAAGTTTGTTTAGGTGTGTTTAGGTTATGTAAAGCCTGTTTTTAATCACTTAAACAACGCGTAGTtaatgtttaaacaacttttattctACTTTTTTCCCATGAACGTACAATTCTGATAAAGCTGAAAGATCACTTAGAtgacaaacatttttaataatttaaagtaGTATCCAAAGCAAATGAACAGGCCCACCCAGAGCTCTGTGCTGAGCCTACAGGCGGTGGGCCACACATTTGACACAGGTAAACGCACCTGGCTGAGCTCACACTGACCTTCACGTGGGCGTCGGGCGCGCGGAGTGAGCGGCTCTGGAGACACGCAGTGCGCATGACAGAGATTTAACTACTTGCTGCTGGAGCGGACAAGTACAAAGGGGCTTTCGGTGGAGACGCCAGAGCGCGCACTGCGTCCTAAAAGTGCTCAGCTCCACGTTACTGCATCATCTGGAAGTTTTATCCCACTTAATTCCACTCAAACCGCGACTTTCTGGAGCAGCGACGCCGAGAAGGAGCCGCATTCACGTCCCACAAGGTCCCTCCTGGTCGGTAAGTTCCAACAACCTGTAGCTCACGACAGAAACCGACTTCATCATCCACTTAGTGTAGTTTATAAACGTGGGGAAATGTGTGTAGAGGTTTATTTCATGCGCAGTCAACATGAACTGCGGATTCTTGACCGAGGAACGTCCGTGCGCCCTCGCTGCGTTTGGAGGTCAGGTGGCCCCCGCTGCGCGCAAATCACGCAATCCAATGAAGTGCTTCTGCTTAAACTGGCTTATGTTTAAACTGCTAATGTTGTTTTGGCCTTGTTTCATATTCTAGGCCAGAGCAGTGTCTCATTATTTTCAGGTGTCGTGCAGTTTGGCGTTACTTATGTCGCACAGAGGCTGAACTTTGAGCCCACACTTCAATCCAAGGTTAGGGAAATGCAAACCGTgcactttttaaacacaaaagttATACAGATTAAAGCATATATGGTAAGCaacttgtttttcacacttGTGCCTTGGCTTTTTCATGTGATCTGTGATAATCCCTGACTGCATGAGCCATGTTTGACTCACCTTGGTTTGGATTTGCATGTTGTAGTGACACAAGACTATTTCCTCAAACATTTACCTCCTTAACATGCAGGTAAACACAGATTGtatgctttttttgtttgtccttGACATTTGTGGACTCGAGTCTTACATCTAGgcctatctatatctatctataaaCTCCTGTGTGGGCTATTTATTTATCATCACTGGTATAATAGTGCTGATATCATACTGTGGTGGTGAATAAGGGCAAGTCAAGGACAGAACATCATGTATGCTTTCTCATGAGGGAACTCAGTAAGGCAGGAAACATAAGTAGTGTCCTGAATCAGTATCATTATATGTGTTTATTGTTAGTTAATCAAACTTTGTGGTACATAAATCTGTATCCAGTTATTGTTTTGGATACAGTCTTGTGTGGAGGAATTGTCCTTAACTAGTGACATGAGCCTGTATATTAGCACTTTTGTGTAAGAGTAAAACACAAGATGCAACTAAAGTAAAGTTTCTTGCCTCagtattgaaaaaaacatgtggtcTGACTCTATACCTGAACCACAcgtgttaaaaatcacatagctgtaaaaaaaaaaaaaaaaaaaaaaaaaaattgcctaTTTTGCTCTATCCTTCCCTTTTCTTTGCACAAATTTGTAAACCTGGATCTGCTCCACTTGTTGCAGTTAAGTGTAAAAGGCAAGGACCATATACTGGAGCATTTCTGGGCTGTATCATATCTGTGGTGATGGATGTTTGGAGATGATATGAAAtttggactgttgtggtaattTTGTGGGCAGTGCAGCTCTCATTTGTGAAAGGACAGACTGAGATCGTGGCTAAAGCCCAGAGTGACTTAAACACTGACTATGAAGGTTCTGCAAAGGATAGAAACTATagcccaaaacaaacacattgaaATATTATAAGCCTCCATAAACAGTCTTAGATCAACTATACTCTTATCACAATGTTTGTCTCTAATATCATGATACGTTTTTTGTCCGTATTATCCTGCCGTACACATACCACAGTGACTCCTGTTGTCTTACTCAGTGATCTTGTCTTGCTCAGTGTTTTAAACAGATCTGTGGGAGCACAGTACAGTAGCTCTGGTTGGTGCATGAGGCTTAGTGCTGTTTCTCTGCATCAGCACATTAGCTGACATATGGCAGCCCGCTCTCAATTTACACCTTGGTGAGACGACCCCTCTGTCCACATGATCAAAGCTTGTGCCTGGTGCCTCCTGCTTCCTCCACTGTTTGTTTAGTGAAAATGACTTCCACTCCACCGGACTGTCTGCACACATCACATCTACTGACCTGGCCTTTTTAGCAGCTTTACACTAGGGCGGAATGATTTTGAAAAGTATCTTATAGGCTGCGTTCATGAAAATGAAGGATAAAGGAAGATAAGTCAGAAGAATTCTGTTGTTGAAATCACTAACTGGACCATTCACAGTAAAAGCAAAACAGGCAATAGGTTCAGTGTCTCCATCAGGACAGATGAACTCCAGGAGCAGAAAGTAGgccatttaaattgtgattaaaaaataaaataaataaatagatgtatatgtaatatatatatatatatatatatatatatatatatatatatatataagaattGCATTCTTGAAATAACAATCTGTGTGGATGTAACCTGGCTGACACTGACGTTGGAGTGTAGCTCTCTGATTTGAGTTCTTTATCAATCTGGAATGGTTCCCATCAGTGTTGTTTGGGAAGAGATTGAAATGCTTGGATATCAAAACAATATACTTTTTAGCTAATTAAATGTATAGCATCAGGCCTCCCATTTTAAAATCTTGTACCTTGTAAAAATAGTTTTAGTAAATGGTTTCTGCTTTGCACTAAAACTGAACCAGACACATAACTTAAGTTTGAAAACTGAAACCTCAGGACAATCCAGTTTGCAGCACAGGGTTAGAGTGGAGCCTTTCCTCTGCAAACTTTGCATAAAATTACAGAGACACCACTTTGTTGTAATTTTGGTTGAacatctgtacacacactgggAACTGCACTACTGTGCTCTTTTTTTTGAGCACGTGAAAGCTAAATATACGTCTTCTGTGGCGGTTTTGGGGAAGGTCGAGCTCTTTCATTCATTGTGGGATTATTACAGCGCTGTCTGTGTGCGTGGAGGTGAAAGGAGTTATTACAGCTGTTCTCAAAGTGAGGGGTGAACACTGGGAGAAGAGGCAGGGACCGTCCTGTTATTATGAGATGAAAACCACTTTGAGCCACTGAACTTTAACAGTTTGAGGTCCTCCACAGAAATCATCACAGGTCAGGAAACAGATGAGCGACGTTTCAGCTTGTTTAGTGTCAACACAATCTGTGAAATTTATGAGAATTTTCAGGAACAGCAAATTCAAATTTGGTGAGAACAAAGCAATTAGTCCAGTGATTAAATCTCTGGAAAGTGTTTCATTATGTCAGAAGGACTAAGGGTCAAAAATGACACCTTTTAACTTTATACTATGTgttaaatcattttaatatggtggggttgtttttgtctgttttttcacaCATCAAACTAAATAATGTGAATGCCATTGCTGTTAATATTGACAGTGTCTGTCCTCAAATtagtttttctgtttaagaTATTTGATTACTGATTGAATGTTATATAATTTTGATCTTTGAGCGTGTTTCATCTAAATCTTTTGAGGAAGCTGCCGTCTTCCTCTGGTCCTGATAACCTTTTGTTTTCTGTCCTATAAAACCCTGATGATCCGATGAACctgcacattttctttttcattcatGGATACATTCACGTCATATGACGTTAAGTTGGAGAATAGTTGGTTCAGCAGCAACGTGCTTCAACTTGTGCCAGTTTGGTTGATTTTCATGACAAAAGTGAATGAGTGAATGAGGGTGTTCTGTGATGAAGTCGgcttaaccagggctaaaccttaAGTGCTGTGCTTGGATGTTTTGTCTCGTGGTATGTTAATCCTTTCCTTCATGCCTTCATCCTTTCCCCCCCTCAGTACTTGAGTGGGTCTATGAAATATAAGTGAATAGAGTTTTTCTTATTTGTAAAACATGGCCTTCCATCAGTAGAGCTGCATCTAACAAGTATTTATGTAGTTGACTAGTCTTTTTAATCACTCAACTAGTCAAaggattatttctattgtatgcctatagcacatgtgtcaaactcaaggcccgggggccaaatgcggcccgccacgtcattttatatggcccacaacaaggtaaattaaaacgtatgactgtcttaaaatgtcagtttatcaggagatacgcagttacacagtgatatttttttacatctatgcaaatttgagtgcaaccattttgatgatgtggccctcggtgaaattgagtttgacacccctggcctaTAGGGAGATTTTTAACCAGGCgacaatttaaaaatacttttgtatAGAAAAAGGGTttagtttgaatattattaattaaaatgacaaattactATGGTATTTTGATTCAATAATGCTGCTATCTTTAATATTTTGGCACATGTTTTAGAATTTGTTTAGACATTATTCTGATTAATGTTTGCAGCTCTTCCGATCTGTGTCCCAAcatgtttaaattaaatattactctTACTGATAACAATAACGTTGACATTCGTAATTACACAGAACATGATTTGTtacattttgtggtttgtttctCAAGGCTgtaatcagaaaacagaataaacGCTTCACTTTGAGCTGCACAGATACGAGTTTATGTGACTGCTAAAGGAATCCCAAGTTCAGGTGGGATTACAGTGCAGATGTTGTCGAAACACTCACATGTTATAGTCCCAGCGAATACAGTAAAGGGCTTTGTTTAAAGATCAACTTAAGCTGACAAACTGTAACCTGTGTCATTCCCTTAAGTGCACGGAGGAAGTAGTTGTTAGCGACGGTCTGTCAGTAGCCTCTCGCTGAAGTTGTGAATGAAAAGAGTAAGAAGTTAGAAAAAACAGAGCAGTGAAACCCCCCTGGTGTTTGGTGTCTTTAAGCAGAGCGGGGCAGGTGCGAGGGGAATCCACTCACAAACTGATAGAGTGATAATCCATAGCTATGCAGACACATGGCGACGTATGCAGACATGCTCAGACCACGCCAAGGTTCACTGTGGCATTCCCCAACAAGCAGAGGGTCTTCTGTTTGGTTATACGCCAGAAGAACTAATTCCAAGGTTTCTAAATTACTGCGACTACTGCGTTACCAATCTGGAATGTGTAATGTTAATGCAATATGACATATATACTGACACTTGTGTTTCAGGATTTAGTTTTCAGCTCATCACACGTCGCCCAGAGGCTTTGAAGGACACTTAAATACTAAGAATCACCTAGAACATTTCTCTACACTACCAGTACATAGTTTAAAGGTTATGTAGTAAGTCACAGTCTCATTTCGccccatagtctaaaaacaaGCTGAGCAAAAAAAAGTGGTAAAACAAATTAGATATTCTGCGTATTGTCAAGCAGAAGTAACTCAATCTGTAATCAGCGTTTTTTTTTGATAAGTAGAGGCAGTATgtgatatacagtggtccctcgtttatcgcaggggtcacgttctaaaaataacccgtatcagtatcagctttatttttttacaattctatgttttttgctgtaaaacccctcaccacacactttatacacttttctcacacaggcattaacattttctcacatttctctcttgtttaaactctctcaaagtcaaaccttcgtaggcgcctttgtcggtgcagaacgtttcatcaacatcaacatgtgggttttgtcagtgggagaaaacaaattgcaaatatacagcacttcagagtcacactgcgatccaacatttatgtaaatctgTCTGAACACAATTTGTACTGTACAGaagacacagcacggaggagactgatggacaatggtctacagtccaacagccaatcaggacgcacaacacaatgcacgctcatacgctgtaaaaaagcaaaatcactcaaaaaaaatctgtgaaagagcaaggccgcaaaaggtgaaccacaatatCATAAGGGCCAACTGTCTctacttaaaaatgtgattaaatgaaataattcaaatatgaaCGACTTAATCTTAGTATAAACCCATGGGAAGCACTGTATTGTGTTATATATGCAATACAATTATAGTTTTCTTTGGTCCAAGATTTGAACACCCGTTTGATCGCTCGACTTCTGCACCTATGAGTGATTGTTTGGATGTGTTTCTGTTGTACTTTTTGCACACATTCAGACTTATCACTTTAATCTCATTTGATCACTCTTAAAACTACAGATGTCTTGCAGGAAAaactattttatattattgtaaAAGATTCTACAataatatttgaattaatttggtTAATAGATGAGAACCATGAAGCTAAAGTCATTCAGATTATTTCCCAACTATTTACCATCATTTACCCCCAAACTTCAAAAGCTCCACGCAACAAGAGTAGCGTCCAGCTGGGGATGCCTGTTCACTGCCCACAGGAGTCTCTCATGTTACTGCCTCCCGTACCGTCCACCATTGTCAGGTTACtctgcgtgtctgtgtgtgtgtgtgtgtgggtgtgtgtgtgtgtgtgtgtgtgtgtgagagagagaggcgcgctctgattggctggcgCTCTGCATGTGAGACGGTGGCGGCTGACGTCTCGGTGCTAATCCCTCACTGCTCTGGGATCCTGTCTGTGCCGTAACTGCGAGCTGCATCGGTGGGAAATGCTATTACTAAATAACGTGGAGACATATCAGACTAAAGTGAGGTGAGTTTGTgttgagttttttgttgttggtcagTAAATGCATTGATGGACACATTGCTACACAGTAAAATTAGTTTTATTTGACCTCCTGTTGCTGGAGAATGTAAACCGCTCATTCCAATATAATTACACGCTCCCAAAGGACAAGGGAAGTGCGCTAATTGCTTGGATCGCACATGCAGAAGTCTGAGCTGCACTTTTTCTATCCGTTTATGGGACGTTTGCATGGCTGCTCATTCACATTCCTCGTTTGTGTGGAGAGGTTCAAGTTTGTTGTGTCTGTGGTGGTCAAAAGTGAGTCAGGTTTCATTTGTGTGAACAGCTGCAACACCTGATCTGTCTTTAGTTTTCAGTGGCTTTTGAAGACTTAACTGTGAAGCATTGTGGGTAAAAAGCTATGACTTCTGGATGATGGCCATGTGTcagttttttttgcacaat encodes:
- the LOC117375758 gene encoding fructose-1,6-bisphosphatase 1-like, with product MSDQGTFDTNVVTVTRFVMEEGRKAKGTGEMTTLLNSICTAVKAISSAVRKAGIAHLYGIAGNTNVTGDQVKKLDILSNDLVINMIKSSFTSCVLVSEENERAIIVEPERRGKYIVCFDPLDGSSNIDCLVSIGTIFAIYKKVTDDEPSEKDALQPGRDLVAAGYALYGSATMIVLSTGNGVNCFMLDPALGEFILVDRDVRIKKKGKIYSLNEGYAMHFDPAVTEYLEKKKFPKDGSQPYGARYIGSMVADVHRTLMYGGIFLYPGNTKSPNGKLRLLYEGNPMAYIMVQAGGMASTGYENILDIQPEGIHQRTPVAMGSTEDVLEYIATCKKHAKK